attGATAGCTTTATTAGTGTAAAAAAACTTAGACTTCATAAACTTTGTCTTGGGCAAACACACATGCATATGCTTCTAATTATTATAACCTAACTAATTAAGATATAGTTCCATGCATAAGCAGCCATGACGGACATGATGTGGCGTGTCAAAAACACGAAGATTCAATGGGGTGACCGGCTTGGAGGATGAAGCTAATTAAGAGGTAGGGTGTAGAGTTCGAGCAACTGAGAATGGGGAGGACCAATTGGATGATGCGAATGACAAAAGCTGAAGAAACAGAGCTGGCGGAGGACGCAGGTGGCAAATGGCGGCGGCTGGCGGAAACCTAGAGATGTCGGTGTCTGCCAGGATTGGAGGTGGTGATGGGCGACCATAAGGGAGCAACGGCCGCAGAGCAGCTGCAGGCGAACAGGAACAACGAGCCGGTCGTTTCAGCAGGAAAAAAAGGGCGGCAGCGGGATTTGGCGATCTGGACAACAAAACCAATTTGGTACTCGATCGGACTTGGAGAAATAAGATGAATACAATAGGAGAAAGAGGAGAATCAGACCCAAAAAAATCGATCATAAGACGATTTGTGTCGTCCGGAGGAAGATCTAAACCATAGCACTGATACCATGTTATGAATATGCGACTTAGTATTATCAGGAGGCTAAACCCATCATATATACAAGTACAAGTGGGAGAGCAAAGGTCAAAATACAGAAAGCCAAAAGCCATCATAAATATAACTCTAACATTTATGATTTTGTGCTTGGCAAAACTTCTATAAGTTATTTCTACTACTTCGCCGTAATTGAATCATTTATGTAACACCTATTGTTTGTTCAAGTGCATCATTTGTCATTCATTCAATGAGCTGGAAAAACCGTGCCATTTTACTATGCAACATTAGTTAATAGGGCATGTATTTGAAATTTTGGACAAGTCACGTAGAGAAGGTTTGCTGAGGGAGGGGTAGAGAAGGTGAGCAGTTTGTTAGGAAGAATTAATAATGTCTTGAACACATAAATAACTAGCATTATCAAAAGATATTTTTGGCCTCTAAAACATATATATTTACAATTGTCGAAATTGTTACTATATGACCCTTTGTAAAGCAATCAATGTACACAATTATAATAGCCTAGCGGTCCCTTGCTCCACTGATGAGTTGGCATGTGTATTTGTCATTTGAACTGCGCCACCATTTGCCTCGTCAATTGGCTCTGTAGTAATTTTATTTGGGTTTCTTGTGCGCCTCCGAGCCTTTTCAGCCCAGTTGACAAGGCCTTCAGTCACATTGTCATCAAATATAGTCTTCTTGAAAGAAGTACCCATCTACACAAAACGATGAGACAAAATCAGAATAAAACGATCGATAAGAAATATTTTTCTTACCATGTCAATAAAGACCTTTACAATGGTATCTATTTGTGAAAGCAAGCTTTGTGTTGCTCAAGAATGGCTACTTATAGGTAAATTTCAAGACAAAAGAAGCATTAAATCCCAACAAAACTACAATTTTATCAAGTTTATGAATTGAACTCACATGAGAGACGATAGCATATAGTGGTAGGGTGCTGTAACCACAAAGGAGTTGGCAGATTACGCTGAAAGAAGGAAAAATGATGAGTATGTTCTCAAGATTTCTCAACATAGTATTGCTATTATTGTGATTTCTATGTACCTTATGACAATTCGAGTAATAACATATGCTGGTTTCCCCATGATGCATGATTTAAAACCGTATGTCACCTGCAAGGTTGATAAATGCCAGAGTTAGTTCTACTTTCGTTCATTAGATTCCAATTTGGAACTAGCAAATCCTAAACTTATAATATGTTTGAAGGTTATGACACTCTCTAATACTTCAAGTAAATTTGGTCGAGTACAACTAGATTATTTATTGTTCTTACCAAGAGCCAGAAGAAAAATGCAATTTCAAATGCATTCTGAAACAGGACGACGTGGATCAACAGAAGGACTAATTTAGGCCGGTGGAACCAGAAGAAGTCATCTGAAGGGGCAACTACTAAATCTCCTCGAATAGCTGTATGCTTCTGGGCAACCTCATAAGCCAATTCCGTAATGATGTGCTCCATCTTACTTCCTACCACAAGTAGCATCTGCCAAAAACAAATACATAAGTTGATGTCATGACCCTGCCCCTTTATTGGATCATCCGTAGTTTGAAAGGTCGTTGTGGAAGTTATATGAAGGCATATAATTATTATTTAGTCCTTAAAACAAGCATACATGCAGCGGAAGTTCCTTTTATGTATTTTTCTATAGATAGTAAATCATGTTTACTTACAATGAATGGAACCAAGGTTATCCAAATGTAGACATACCACCCTGCAATGTCGATAAACAAGAGTGGAGTTATTTTTCACATAAAAATATTGTCTAGTGAATGTAACCAAATAAAATTTTATAAAAAGATTTTGCGAGAGTTTAACTCAATAAGAGTTATGTAAGTACTTATGGCCTTTAGTGATACATACCTTGAACATTCAATAGTAGGAATATCATCAGCATGGCCCAAAGGTACCAACTACATAAGCATAACATGGAGATCAATTCGATATTTTTCTCTATTGGTAATTGATATAGACATTGCAAATGATTTAGAAAAAAAGTAGGTCACATATTTTGTAACAATGGCATTGAACATTTACCTGATACCGACAACCTTCTTAAAATCAAACTCCAAAGCTCTAATCATGTAACTATAAAAGTTGAATTTTGGTGTCCCCTTACAGTGTTTCTGTGAAAAAGGAATGTAGCTTATATATAAATTTCTTCGATTCCACTAGCAGTATTTACTAGAAAATGTAGGTTGGTTACCATGATGAAACCAAGTCTCATTGTTGTGTAGTCCTCATCAGTGACTGATCCATAGAATTGTTTGAAGAAGGAGCGCTAAAAAGATGATGAGTTGTCTTATACCCCAATTCCAAAGTAAATAACAAATGCATTTTGTTTCGATACTTAAGACATAAGAAAAAAACATACCATCCAACCAAATATCTTCGATCGTTTTCTATGACCTTTAAAGTGGTCTTGAATAAATTTGAATTCTTGAACATGCTTGATCATTTGAGGTGCTGCAAGTTAGGACCCAACATTCATAAGCAGAATATAACACAACTTTATATTGAACAAAACTTGTGAAGTCATCGTTAGCTAAACTAGGGAAGTGTTTGCAACATACCACCACCATCATTTTCTTGGATCTTGGCCTCCCAATGTCGCCAATTTCTTGTCTGAACAACAATTAACATGGTAATTAGGACAATCATGATACACTAATTACGCGTTACTAACAAACCTCTAGTTGGACTTTTAGTTAGTACTATGTACCTGTGCAATTCCTAGAAGGACTGTAATAGCACTGAGAACGAAATGAGTGACTGCCAACACGAAGATAAATATGTGTAACTGATGAATAGCTTCAGATGAAAGTAGTGGAACTTTGCCCTGCATATGTCAAATGGCGTCAAATGAATCACTGGATAAGAATATCGTGGAACGGGTCAAATAGTTAAAGTAGTAACAATATACCAGAGTTTTCGATCGACAAAgacgagagaaaaaaaaaggaaaagcatAGTATCATAGACAAAATCAAGCACCAATTCAGTTGTACCTTCTTGAGGCAGTATTCGTCGGAGGAGGCTCCTCCAGCCAGGAGGCGCCTCGCCCCACCCATCACGCCGGTGAACACGGCGCCGCCGAGGTGGTCCGTCTTGTGCGGCGGCGGCTTGCAGGGCAGCAGGTGGTGCATGGTGCCCGGGCTGACGCAGAGCTTCCCCATGGGGCCCTGGAACACGGTGAGCAGCAGCGAGATGAACCCCAGCAGCATCAGCTCCTCCTTCACCTTGAGCAGGGCCTCGTACAGCGGCTTCTTGCGGCTCCTCATCAGCCTCTGCATGGAAACGCGCGTGCCCAGAAGCTGTTCAGCTGATGGTCGCTTGGACTCGATGCAGTGTGTCTCTCTCTCATGGTGGGGGCACGCAAGCACGTACCTTGCCTAGGCGGTGGAGCAAGCGCTCGAAGAGCAAGGAGATGATGACTATGACGGAGCAGACCGACGCCACGATCCATGTCGGCGTGAACTCGAGCGGCTTGGCTTTCCCTCCTCCGCCAGCCATGGCGTCCCAAACTGGTCAAGAACACCTTGTCGTAAGAATGGAGTGACAGGCAAGACCTGTTCTTGATCAATTTATAGATAGAGActgatttacttacatggtcataTTTGACTTGGCACGATCAGAGCAATCATATTCCAAGCTGCACACCAGAAAACAAGAAACAACCTGTTACCTTCCTGAATACTAGTGCTATTATTCCACTGACATGTCCCATGTGATCAATTACAATTATATTTATAGAGTGCTCTTCTATTTCGTTTCTTCATCACATTACAATTTTCGGTCTACCACACTACTATTAACGAACTGGAAACTCATTAAAAACTAGTTAGTCTGGGTTGTTTTGTATGATGTTTTTTTAGAAAGGAGGCACAAAACGGAAAAAGGGGATACATGCCAACAGGCCGGTTTCGTATGATGTTCCCAACTGTCTAATCGGATTTGATAATTTTGATTGAATTTAGTCTTTGTTGTTGGTTAATTTGTTGCCGAAATTCAGTTTTTGTAGTGTGGCTTTTGGTAACTTTGCTGTCTACAATGAGTCACTTTCCGTTGCCGCTAAACAAGGAAGAGGTCATATAtccaaaattttcaaatttatagTCGTAACTCTAGTTTTTCTTTCTTAAAAATAGTTTTAAAGGAACTCAAGACCTAGCCCAGGTGCTCCCTCTCACTTTCGTCACACAAGCAGGTCGGAGGTCTTGGAAGTTTCAGCACAAAAaaaatggtgtgtgtgtgtgttttgcgaGGAACACAAAAAAATGGTGTTGATTAGCttcttcttttgttgaccgggtagGGTAGTGGTATTATTTTAGCTTCTCCGAAAGTAAAGGCACCATTGGAGTATCTAGCTTTTCACAAAAGAAGAAACATTTCAATCTGCGACGCGGCGTCTACGAAATCAAAGTCGCCGCAGGACGCGGCGGTCAATCGTTGGGGGTGGAAGTCTGAAGCCTTTGGTTTTCAAATGCACATGCGTCCAGTCCTGTCCTGTGGGCAAGGTGCAGGTCCTGACCTAGCTAGTGCAGTCTATTGACTCGGCTGTGATTTAGACAACAAAGCCCCACGAAGATATATTTTAGATGTATGAAGTATGAACACATATGTAAGCGTATAACATTGTGGTCATTATGTGCACGAATATGCTACTAATTTGTTCAAGATTACACAAAGTGCAAAATAATTTGCATTAAATATCTATATTTGCTTCAGGGGAAGTGTTTAATTTATTAGGCAGTTTGCTGAGGGATGGGCCTGAGCGCAAACCACCTGATCCGAGAAAAACGAATTGGCCCCGTGGCATGGTGGTGCAGGTGCTGGCACACCAGCAAGGCGCGTCgtgtcaaccccccccccccccccccctgccaaCACAATCGACGAGATAGAGGTGTGACATGGGTGCATCAATCCATGCAGTGGACAGGGGTTTATCCTCGTTTCAATAAATAAGTAAAATACCTAATTCTTATATACCAAATGGTCTATTTATTCATTGATGGTTGTCAGCGTTAATTTAGATGTGTGCATTCTTTTGTTTCTGCAGGGGGGCATTCTACGATCGTCGGCAATTATAGAACGGATGTATAATTAATTACCAACAAAATGTGTTATGACGTGTGGATGTGGCCTATGaaaaaaactccaaaaattctgaagcaAGATTTAGTTCCATGTTGCTAAGGGAAGAAGGTGGACATCAATATACAAAGTGAACCTCCAGCCATGCAATATAGGAGTATTTCTGTAGGCACATGACGTGATAGAGACTTTGCCTAAGTAGCTGCAAAAACTTGTAATCTCTTGATGAGAGCAATTAATGTTGTCCAAGTCAGCTTTTGTTTTCTATCAGCTTAACAGACTTAACCAATAGTAGGCTGCTAATGTGTGAACACAAAGACCGGTAAGCATCCTGGTTCCACACACTGACACACCGAATCAAGTAGCTACTCCTTCTACACCCTTGGAGGGAATAAGATTCATGGGTAGCGCGTCTAGCTAACCTCTACACGGCAGGCAATAAAGTCTCTTCACCGTGATGAACATGGGTGCAACTAGCACCAAACCGGCAATGTGACTGTTCCATGACACCAGTAAACCCTTGGTGAGTTATAAGAGAGAAGTACTAGTGCAATGTCCATAATGTTTCATAACATGATTCGCCTGCTCTTAGAACTAATATTTTTCATCATTAGTGTACTATGGATGATACTCCCTAATCGATAAATATTGCCTCTATTTTCAACCATAAAATAACTAGACTGGCCGGACTAACTTGGTCGTGTAGCTTCAACTAAGGAAGTGGTTTATCTACCAAACCGTGTGCTTTGAAAATTTGAGATGAATTGGTCATACCATGCATGCACCTAGCTAGATTTCTATATGGGTGAGGGTGTCCTAGAACTAATTATAAGGAAGAAGAGTAGTTGGTCGTCGAATGCAATGAGATACCTGGTGAGGGTGCATCTGGTGCATGCAGCTACATATGATCATTAATCGCCCGTTTGTCCTAGTTGCACATGAGGTATATGATTGGCTGACAGCAACAATAAGACCATTTCGAAAGGCAGCTACACAAATGATTGTAAGTGCCTTGAGTGCACATTTCGCGGATGGTTAGCTGACGACTATATGTTGTGCGTGTGCATATTAGCCATCAAAAGACGACTAGAGGACAGCGAGTCTAATCAAGTCAACCGAACTCTGTACCCGCTTCTCTGGACATGAGGATATGGCTTCGAGGAAGATGCCAACCAGCCAGCCGACCGAACGGACATGAGGACATGGCAAATCCATCCCTCCGCTGGGTCAGTCATGACGTGATGATCATAGTGCAAATCTGAGGCAGGATGGTGATTAATTGCGACACTGAGTCACGTACTGATATGCCAACTTACGTGTGCATCCTTCGAGCAGAGGTGCATATAGATCACACTCACACATCTCACATGTTTGTCCCATAATCAAAACATGTTTACGGAAATGTACAGTGATTGACAAGGCATGTTAACAAAATCACGGAAGCAACAAGATCGAT
The window above is part of the Triticum aestivum cultivar Chinese Spring chromosome 2A, IWGSC CS RefSeq v2.1, whole genome shotgun sequence genome. Proteins encoded here:
- the LOC123187322 gene encoding MLO-like protein 1, translating into MAGGGGKAKPLEFTPTWIVASVCSVIVIISLLFERLLHRLGKRLMRSRKKPLYEALLKVKEELMLLGFISLLLTVFQGPMGKLCVSPGTMHHLLPCKPPPHKTDHLGGAVFTGVMGGARRLLAGGASSDEYCLKKGKVPLLSSEAIHQLHIFIFVLAVTHFVLSAITVLLGIAQTRNWRHWEAKIQENDGGAPQMIKHVQEFKFIQDHFKGHRKRSKIFGWMRSFFKQFYGSVTDEDYTTMRLGFIMKHCKGTPKFNFYSYMIRALEFDFKKVVGISWYLWAMLMIFLLLNVQGWYVYIWITLVPFIMLLVVGSKMEHIITELAYEVAQKHTAIRGDLVVAPSDDFFWFHRPKLVLLLIHVVLFQNAFEIAFFFWLLVTYGFKSCIMGKPAYVITRIVISVICQLLCGYSTLPLYAIVSHMGTSFKKTIFDDNVTEGLVNWAEKARRRTRNPNKITTEPIDEANGGAVQMTNTHANSSVEQGTARLL